One part of the Tunicatimonas pelagia genome encodes these proteins:
- a CDS encoding FKBP-type peptidyl-prolyl cis-trans isomerase, protein MKISFVNIAYVGISLLLGFSACSQTGEADYETTSSGLKIKYLSEGEGTVADSGDFILMYMKYFKDDSLLFPPAGMTDPIPVQFVSDTANQVFEAFGTLKKGDSTHFQVSAEELFVNTFQAQIPPGIEPEMPITFQIGVEDVMSPEDFQAYQMEQMRKQQEDMLAQQAEQFSADSLTISEYLAENSIDAQTTESGLRYVIKEEGSGVQPSAGDSVFVHYVLKLIDGTEIQSSYDSPNGPFGFPLGQRAVIPGWDEGVALLNEGTKATLYIPSPLAYGPQDNGLIAANSILIFDVELVDVKQ, encoded by the coding sequence ATGAAGATTTCTTTTGTTAATATTGCATACGTTGGTATAAGTTTACTATTAGGTTTCTCAGCCTGTAGCCAGACCGGAGAAGCCGACTACGAAACCACTTCGTCTGGCTTGAAAATCAAGTATCTGTCTGAAGGAGAAGGTACTGTGGCCGACAGCGGTGATTTTATACTCATGTACATGAAGTACTTTAAAGATGATTCACTGCTATTTCCTCCGGCGGGAATGACTGACCCTATTCCGGTACAATTTGTTAGCGATACGGCTAATCAGGTTTTTGAGGCTTTTGGTACGCTGAAAAAAGGTGACAGTACCCATTTTCAAGTTTCTGCCGAAGAGTTGTTTGTGAACACATTTCAGGCGCAAATTCCTCCGGGTATTGAACCTGAAATGCCAATTACTTTTCAGATAGGCGTAGAAGATGTAATGTCGCCGGAAGATTTTCAGGCGTATCAGATGGAACAGATGCGAAAGCAGCAAGAAGATATGCTCGCCCAGCAAGCTGAGCAATTTAGTGCTGATAGTCTTACCATTAGCGAGTACTTAGCGGAAAATAGCATTGACGCTCAGACTACTGAATCAGGCTTACGTTATGTAATTAAGGAAGAAGGCAGTGGAGTACAACCCTCCGCCGGTGATTCGGTGTTTGTACATTACGTACTCAAATTAATAGATGGAACCGAAATTCAATCATCTTACGATAGCCCTAATGGGCCATTTGGCTTTCCTTTGGGACAGAGAGCGGTAATTCCGGGTTGGGATGAGGGAGTTGCTCTATTGAATGAAGGAACGAAAGCCACGCTCTATATTCCTTCCCCTCTAGCGTATGGCCCTCAAGATAACGGGCTTATTGCCGCCAATTCCATTCTAATTTTTGATGTAGAATTGGTGGATGTAAAGCAATAG
- a CDS encoding tetratricopeptide repeat protein: MKKCYLLLALVLLSHFSVAQYNSKVDSLQAILPTLQGESRVTALRDLCYYLSEMRQEGSLEYGQKAVALAQKLDNPLVLGLAYKDLARALMIADQFGSAVATYDKAIAIFQSRGDQEQMAYIYNNLGNIYKDKSDYDTSLRYLFRSLAIKDSLGGIKLNTAYRSIGETFRMKGNYDKALQYFHRSLEINQQDGNQQGISHDYNSMGVTYEGQGNYEQALKHGLQALEINRELNDLMGCAIAMNNIGTAYYKTKQYDQALKYYHQALAIKEQLKSRKSIAYTNQQLARLYTDLKQYDSALFYANTSRDLFAAINSKEKAAQTYQLLSDIHESQGNYKRALANHQSYVSLKDSVFSIEKEGLIADMEGKYQSAKKDAELLTQQATITKQQTQQRIYLGLAIGLLVLLAGLLFFYRKRQQRNRVLQQLNAQLDAKNHQNELLLKEIHHRVKNNLEMVKSLIALQSAQLEDSATKEAMLASQNRVQSMGIIHQKLYQGDNLGSIEMKDYFINLSEGILDTFNAEDRIKIECAMDYLELDIDTAVPIGLIVNELLTNALKYAFPQDSLGTVNISLARPDDTTLTLTVTDNGVGKTSETSPQGTGFGSQLVQLLTQQLNGHMQEETQDGMRFSFQFNLNYAA; encoded by the coding sequence ATGAAGAAGTGTTACCTGTTACTTGCGTTGGTACTACTCTCCCACTTCTCCGTTGCCCAGTACAATAGTAAAGTTGACAGTTTACAAGCGATTTTACCCACCCTACAGGGCGAAAGTCGGGTGACGGCCTTACGAGATTTATGCTACTACTTGTCTGAAATGCGACAAGAAGGCTCATTGGAGTACGGACAAAAGGCCGTAGCCTTAGCGCAAAAATTAGATAACCCTCTGGTGTTGGGGCTGGCCTACAAAGATTTAGCCCGAGCCTTGATGATAGCTGACCAGTTTGGCTCAGCCGTTGCCACCTATGATAAGGCCATTGCTATTTTTCAATCTAGGGGCGACCAAGAGCAAATGGCCTACATATACAACAACCTGGGTAATATTTATAAAGATAAGAGCGATTATGATACTTCGCTACGCTATCTGTTTCGTTCACTAGCTATTAAAGACTCACTGGGAGGAATAAAATTGAATACTGCCTACCGGTCGATCGGCGAAACTTTCCGAATGAAGGGCAACTACGATAAAGCTCTACAATACTTCCATCGATCCTTGGAAATTAACCAGCAAGATGGTAATCAGCAAGGTATATCGCATGACTATAATAGTATGGGGGTTACTTACGAGGGGCAAGGTAACTACGAACAAGCACTAAAGCATGGCCTTCAAGCGCTGGAAATTAATCGCGAACTTAATGACTTGATGGGATGCGCTATCGCTATGAATAATATCGGAACAGCCTACTATAAAACTAAGCAGTATGATCAGGCCCTCAAGTATTACCATCAAGCTTTGGCGATAAAGGAGCAGCTTAAAAGTAGAAAAAGTATTGCTTATACTAACCAGCAGTTGGCAAGGTTGTATACCGACTTAAAACAGTACGATAGTGCCTTATTCTACGCGAATACTAGTAGGGATTTATTTGCTGCTATCAATAGTAAAGAGAAGGCAGCACAGACCTATCAGCTACTATCAGATATTCACGAGTCTCAAGGCAACTACAAACGAGCTCTCGCTAATCATCAAAGCTATGTATCACTGAAGGATTCGGTGTTCAGCATTGAGAAGGAAGGGCTAATCGCCGATATGGAAGGTAAGTACCAGTCGGCCAAAAAGGATGCCGAGCTACTTACACAGCAAGCCACTATTACTAAGCAACAAACCCAACAGCGTATCTACCTCGGACTAGCCATTGGACTACTAGTACTGTTGGCCGGACTATTATTCTTCTACCGCAAACGACAGCAGCGCAACCGGGTGCTCCAACAGCTTAACGCGCAGTTGGATGCCAAAAATCATCAGAACGAACTGCTACTGAAAGAAATTCATCACCGCGTGAAGAACAATCTGGAGATGGTTAAAAGCCTAATTGCCCTACAGTCAGCCCAATTGGAAGATTCGGCAACCAAAGAGGCTATGCTAGCCAGTCAGAACCGGGTGCAATCGATGGGTATTATTCACCAGAAACTCTACCAGGGCGATAACCTAGGTAGTATTGAGATGAAAGACTACTTCATTAACCTTAGTGAAGGCATTCTAGATACCTTCAACGCAGAAGATAGAATAAAGATAGAGTGCGCGATGGACTATTTGGAGCTAGATATAGATACGGCTGTACCCATCGGGCTCATTGTGAACGAACTCCTAACAAACGCGCTGAAGTACGCCTTTCCTCAGGATTCGTTGGGCACTGTTAACATTAGCTTAGCCCGCCCTGATGATACCACCTTAACCTTAACTGTTACCGATAATGGTGTGGGCAAAACTTCGGAAACATCACCCCAAGGAACTGGCTTTGGTTCGCAGTTGGTGCAATTGCTCACCCAACAGCTTAACGGGCACATGCAGGAGGAAACTCAAGATGGAATGCGGTTTTCTTTCCAATTTAACCTAAACTATGCTGCCTGA
- a CDS encoding NUDIX hydrolase — MHHPWLTTAQRIQALAQAGLTYCQNDYDRERYEELMQISAQMLADYSEAPFEKVMDLFERENGYLTPKVDIRGVVFRDDKLLMVQEKIDQGWTVPGGWADVGYSPSEIVVKEVQEEAGITVVPERLLAVLDKKCHDHPPTPFYTYKIFILCQHTKGEIQTGPETMNVGFFGENELPSLSVERLTVNQAKLLFNFHRNPDQAVLLD, encoded by the coding sequence ATGCACCACCCCTGGCTTACCACCGCTCAACGTATTCAGGCACTAGCGCAGGCAGGGCTTACCTACTGCCAAAACGACTACGATCGGGAACGATACGAAGAATTAATGCAGATCAGTGCTCAAATGCTGGCTGATTATTCCGAAGCCCCCTTTGAGAAAGTGATGGATTTGTTTGAACGGGAAAACGGCTACCTTACTCCGAAGGTTGATATTCGGGGAGTGGTATTTCGGGACGATAAGTTACTGATGGTGCAGGAGAAAATTGACCAGGGATGGACAGTACCTGGTGGTTGGGCTGATGTAGGTTACTCACCTTCCGAGATTGTCGTAAAAGAGGTGCAAGAAGAAGCCGGAATTACGGTAGTACCGGAGCGACTACTAGCTGTGCTGGATAAGAAATGTCACGATCATCCGCCTACTCCCTTTTACACCTACAAAATATTTATCCTGTGTCAGCATACCAAGGGCGAGATACAAACTGGCCCCGAGACCATGAATGTAGGTTTCTTTGGTGAAAATGAATTGCCTTCCTTGTCAGTAGAACGGCTAACAGTGAACCAAGCTAAGTTGTTATTTAACTTTCATCGTAATCCCGATCAAGCCGTACTACTCGATTAG
- the tal gene encoding transaldolase: MENRMLDKVYMLGQSVWLDNLSRQILNNGELEQLITEKGVRGLTSNPAIFQKAISGSDAYDEAIEKLANEGLERIKIYESMAIEDIQRAADLFRPVYDASNGEDGCVSLEVQPSLVYDTQGTIEEGRYLWNAVNRPNVMIKVPGTKEGLPAITQLLSEGINVNVTLLFSVDRYQAVTEAYMEGLEKRLEQGESIRNVVSVASFFLSRIDVMVDPMLKDIIENKPDHAEKAKSVLGETAIANAKQAYKVFEEAFSSERFQKLAAQSGRKQRVLWASTGNKNPDYEELRYVYPLIGPDTVNTMPGDTLDILLEKGEEPTNQVAEGMGQADKAMATLKELGIDMEKVTDDLEKEGVAKFEKPFNQLLDAIEEQRKAHA, encoded by the coding sequence ATGGAAAACCGAATGCTGGACAAAGTATACATGCTAGGCCAAAGTGTATGGCTCGATAATCTTAGCCGACAGATACTTAACAACGGTGAGTTAGAACAGCTAATTACTGAAAAGGGAGTACGAGGCTTAACCTCAAACCCGGCAATTTTTCAGAAGGCAATTAGTGGCAGTGATGCTTACGACGAAGCTATTGAGAAGCTTGCCAACGAAGGGCTAGAGCGTATTAAGATTTACGAAAGCATGGCCATAGAGGATATTCAGCGTGCTGCTGATCTGTTTCGTCCGGTATATGATGCATCTAATGGCGAAGATGGCTGCGTGAGCCTGGAAGTGCAGCCCTCACTAGTATACGATACCCAGGGAACGATTGAAGAAGGTCGTTATTTGTGGAACGCGGTGAACCGCCCCAACGTGATGATTAAAGTACCAGGCACTAAAGAGGGGCTACCGGCCATCACTCAGTTGCTGAGCGAAGGAATTAATGTAAATGTAACGTTACTGTTCAGCGTAGATCGCTACCAAGCCGTGACTGAAGCCTACATGGAAGGTTTAGAAAAACGGCTGGAGCAAGGCGAATCAATTCGTAATGTAGTTTCAGTAGCTAGTTTTTTCTTAAGTCGGATTGATGTGATGGTAGACCCTATGCTGAAAGATATTATTGAGAACAAACCCGATCATGCCGAAAAAGCAAAGTCTGTGTTGGGTGAAACGGCGATAGCTAATGCAAAGCAAGCCTACAAAGTGTTTGAAGAGGCATTCTCTAGCGAGCGTTTTCAAAAACTGGCTGCTCAGAGTGGTCGTAAGCAACGGGTGCTGTGGGCAAGTACTGGTAACAAAAATCCTGATTATGAAGAGCTACGTTACGTGTATCCCCTCATTGGGCCTGATACAGTAAACACCATGCCGGGTGATACACTGGATATTTTACTAGAGAAAGGTGAAGAACCTACCAACCAAGTAGCCGAAGGAATGGGTCAGGCTGACAAGGCGATGGCTACTTTAAAAGAGTTAGGCATTGATATGGAAAAGGTTACTGACGACCTGGAAAAAGAAGGGGTTGCCAAATTTGAGAAACCATTCAACCAACTGCTAGATGCCATTGAAGAACAGCGCAAAGCTCATGCTTAA
- a CDS encoding uridine kinase family protein, producing MANNPYVVGITGGSGSGKTQFLHWVHQLLGEEHCCLVSQDNYYRDFPPHGLAENRVINFDEPSVIEDQAFADDLAQLKRGNAVYRREYTFNNPAITPRMLEFKPADIILVEGIFVFHFPAVAQQLDLKVFVETKEHLKLQRRIMRDTRERGYPLDDILYMYRHHVAPAYEKYIDPHKHEADLIFPNNREYAEGECPATAEVLVAYLKTKLS from the coding sequence ATGGCTAACAATCCTTACGTAGTAGGAATTACTGGCGGAAGTGGGTCGGGTAAAACTCAGTTCTTACACTGGGTACACCAACTGCTGGGCGAAGAACATTGCTGTTTGGTTTCTCAAGATAATTACTACCGAGATTTTCCTCCGCACGGCTTGGCCGAAAATCGAGTAATTAACTTTGATGAGCCTTCGGTAATAGAAGACCAAGCGTTTGCCGATGATTTGGCACAGCTTAAGCGAGGCAACGCAGTTTACCGTCGGGAGTATACCTTCAATAATCCGGCAATTACGCCCCGAATGCTGGAATTCAAGCCCGCCGATATTATTTTAGTAGAAGGTATTTTCGTTTTTCATTTTCCGGCGGTAGCTCAACAGCTTGATCTGAAGGTATTTGTGGAAACCAAAGAGCATTTGAAGCTACAACGTCGTATTATGCGCGACACGCGCGAGCGAGGTTACCCTCTCGACGATATTCTTTATATGTACCGCCATCACGTAGCTCCTGCCTACGAGAAATACATTGATCCGCATAAACACGAAGCCGATCTTATTTTTCCGAACAACCGAGAGTACGCTGAAGGAGAGTGTCCAGCTACGGCGGAGGTATTAGTTGCTTACCTTAAAACCAAGTTGTCGTGA
- a CDS encoding non-canonical purine NTP diphosphatase: MKLCFATNNAHKVTEVQQLLGDTFDIISLQDIGCTEELPETQPTLEGNARQKAEFVYQHYQVNCFADDTGLEIAALNGKPGVDSAHYAGPERNSQHNMQKVLDQLQGANNCQAQFRTIIALILEGKSYTFEGKVTGSITQKRSGQQGFGYDPIFIPEGYQQSFAEMSLEEKNQISHRGRAVQQLVHFLNNYKVQHG, from the coding sequence ATGAAACTCTGCTTCGCTACTAATAATGCCCACAAAGTTACCGAGGTGCAGCAGCTACTGGGAGATACATTCGATATCATTAGTTTGCAGGATATTGGTTGCACTGAAGAGCTGCCCGAAACGCAGCCTACGCTAGAGGGAAATGCCCGGCAGAAGGCAGAGTTTGTGTACCAGCACTATCAGGTAAATTGCTTTGCTGATGATACTGGGCTGGAAATCGCTGCCCTCAATGGTAAACCAGGGGTTGACTCGGCTCATTACGCTGGCCCGGAACGAAACAGCCAGCATAATATGCAAAAGGTGCTGGATCAACTTCAGGGTGCTAACAACTGCCAGGCTCAGTTCCGAACCATAATTGCCCTTATCTTAGAAGGAAAGTCCTATACCTTCGAGGGAAAAGTTACCGGAAGCATCACCCAAAAACGCTCGGGACAGCAAGGTTTTGGCTACGATCCAATTTTTATTCCCGAGGGGTACCAACAAAGTTTTGCTGAAATGTCTTTAGAAGAAAAAAACCAGATTAGCCACCGCGGTCGGGCGGTGCAACAACTGGTTCATTTTCTGAACAACTACAAAGTACAGCATGGCTAA
- a CDS encoding FKBP-type peptidyl-prolyl cis-trans isomerase, translating to MKKLLGWFLMGIVIGCWGCSDDSEDAGVQGEELLREQQQIIEDYLADNNINATRDGDIFYEVLTENPTGDTLARNDIIRIYYQIAVLDGQIIDERLADSGEPPVTYQFVASNIIDQNNLLFPVLDFSIANMRVGEEYEFYLPSAFAYLRYSLEGVVPPDAIVRARVQLVEIVTEAQLRAEEDQLIKNYLTDNNLTDADSLTAGVYYVQTQEGEADGAEASQGSRVAVRYTGTFLDGTEFDSNVSTNTLLPFTVGSNNLIDGFDIGVSQMRQGEKGTIVIPSRAAYRESVLAFPSEILSDLFQGDSFIPPYTTLVFDIELVSVN from the coding sequence ATGAAGAAGCTACTAGGATGGTTCCTCATGGGGATAGTAATAGGATGTTGGGGTTGCTCTGACGATTCAGAAGACGCTGGTGTTCAGGGTGAGGAGTTACTGCGGGAGCAACAACAGATTATAGAGGATTATCTAGCCGACAACAATATTAATGCTACCCGCGATGGTGATATTTTCTACGAAGTACTTACCGAGAACCCCACTGGTGATACTTTGGCTAGGAATGATATTATTCGTATCTATTACCAAATAGCTGTACTGGATGGTCAGATAATTGACGAAAGGTTAGCCGACTCTGGCGAACCTCCGGTTACTTACCAGTTTGTGGCTAGTAATATTATTGACCAAAATAATCTCTTATTTCCAGTATTGGACTTCTCTATCGCTAATATGCGGGTAGGTGAGGAGTATGAATTCTACTTACCTTCGGCCTTTGCCTACCTGCGGTATAGCTTGGAGGGGGTTGTTCCTCCCGATGCCATTGTTCGGGCGCGCGTTCAGTTGGTAGAGATTGTTACTGAAGCGCAATTACGTGCCGAGGAAGATCAACTTATCAAAAATTATCTAACTGATAATAACCTGACTGATGCGGACAGTCTTACTGCCGGGGTGTATTACGTGCAAACTCAGGAAGGTGAGGCCGATGGTGCTGAAGCTAGTCAAGGAAGTCGCGTTGCAGTGCGTTACACCGGTACGTTTCTGGATGGAACTGAGTTTGACAGTAATGTAAGTACGAATACTTTGCTACCATTCACTGTGGGGTCAAATAATTTGATTGACGGGTTTGATATTGGAGTATCGCAGATGAGGCAGGGTGAAAAAGGTACTATCGTAATACCTTCCAGAGCAGCTTATAGAGAATCTGTACTAGCATTTCCTTCAGAAATTCTCTCTGATTTATTTCAGGGAGATTCTTTTATACCTCCTTATACTACTCTGGTTTTTGATATTGAGCTTGTATCAGTAAACTAG
- a CDS encoding NifU family protein, producing the protein MNSTQTRSRNVHIYLESNPNPNSLKFVANFMLLPDGESYDFPDAASAEHAPLAKELFALEHVERVFYMSNFVTVTKSEKAEWAEIQETIKQHIKQHLEDEKPILAPEAFAEDHDDAGEDDETVIKIKSILDEYIRPAVEQDGGAISFHSFREGIVKVLLQGSCSGCPSSTITLKAGIENLLKTMVPEVQGVEAEGV; encoded by the coding sequence ATGAATAGTACGCAAACCCGTTCTCGCAACGTGCATATTTATCTAGAATCTAACCCCAATCCGAATTCTTTAAAGTTTGTCGCTAACTTTATGTTGCTACCTGATGGGGAAAGTTATGACTTTCCGGATGCAGCAAGTGCTGAGCATGCTCCGTTGGCAAAAGAGTTATTCGCACTTGAGCACGTAGAGCGGGTATTTTACATGAGTAATTTTGTAACGGTTACCAAAAGCGAAAAAGCCGAATGGGCTGAGATTCAGGAGACAATTAAGCAGCATATTAAACAACACTTAGAAGATGAGAAACCGATTCTTGCCCCCGAAGCATTTGCGGAGGATCATGATGATGCAGGGGAGGATGATGAAACTGTTATCAAGATCAAAAGTATTTTGGATGAATACATTCGCCCGGCTGTGGAGCAAGATGGCGGAGCCATTAGCTTTCACTCTTTCCGAGAAGGCATAGTAAAGGTATTATTACAAGGCTCGTGCAGCGGTTGCCCTTCTTCTACCATTACGCTCAAGGCCGGTATTGAAAATCTGCTCAAAACAATGGTTCCCGAAGTACAAGGGGTAGAAGCTGAGGGAGTTTAG
- a CDS encoding LytR/AlgR family response regulator transcription factor — MEEKPASVLIVEDEMIIAANLSLQLTELGYEVTGIVPRGEDALHHMADNRPDVVLMDINLKGSLDGIETVCRLQAIHNVAIIYLTANADDAHFNRAKATRPSAFISKPYKKLDLQRALALAVESHKAIENDPAIPEKELMLEDRIFVRHNDKMIRVMLQDISYLEADRNYCRIFTQDQEYLLVGTLKKIEHKLPPKYFTRVHRSFIINLTHIDEVATNHLMIADKLIPLTKPAKDELLMRLQTL; from the coding sequence ATGGAAGAAAAACCTGCCAGTGTGCTAATTGTGGAGGATGAAATGATAATCGCGGCCAATCTTTCCCTGCAACTTACCGAGCTAGGCTACGAGGTGACGGGCATTGTTCCCCGAGGAGAAGATGCCTTGCACCACATGGCTGATAATCGGCCCGACGTAGTACTGATGGATATTAACCTGAAAGGATCATTAGATGGCATCGAAACGGTGTGCCGGTTGCAGGCTATCCACAATGTAGCGATCATCTACCTAACGGCTAACGCTGATGATGCCCACTTTAACCGAGCGAAAGCCACCCGGCCAAGTGCCTTCATCTCTAAGCCCTACAAAAAACTCGATCTCCAGCGAGCCTTAGCCCTAGCGGTTGAGAGCCATAAAGCCATTGAGAATGATCCAGCTATTCCAGAAAAAGAGCTCATGCTGGAAGACCGAATCTTTGTTCGGCATAATGATAAGATGATTAGAGTAATGCTCCAGGATATATCCTATCTAGAAGCCGACCGAAACTACTGCCGTATCTTTACCCAAGACCAAGAATATTTGCTGGTGGGCACTCTCAAGAAAATTGAGCACAAACTACCACCGAAGTATTTTACCCGCGTTCACCGCTCCTTTATTATCAACTTAACCCACATCGACGAAGTGGCAACCAATCATTTAATGATTGCCGATAAGCTCATACCACTAACCAAACCCGCAAAAGACGAATTGCTCATGCGGCTACAAACGCTGTAG
- a CDS encoding DHH family phosphoesterase: MQDINVFKELLRSPQKVVIVPHQNPDADALGSALGLALYLEKQQHHVQVISPTDYPEFLHWMKGHSNVLLFCDKAQRPKADQCIAEADVIVCVDFCSLNRIDTMEEPIRQATATKVLIDHHHGREDFASVEFWDTEAAATCELVYQIIDELGERDKIDPDMAECLYAGMMTDTGSFRHPNTTQHVHQVVADLIGLGANAAKVSKLVYDNNSVDRLRFIGYALNQKLVVMDEYKTAYFAITAEDLRNFKSRQGDTEGLVNYALSIKGITMAAIIIDRNDVVKLSFRSVGDFAVNDLAAEHFGGGGHKNAAGGVSQLSLEETLQKFLKLLPQYKDQLHHNQLQQKALHVP; this comes from the coding sequence ATGCAAGATATTAACGTTTTTAAAGAATTGCTACGTTCACCCCAGAAGGTAGTTATTGTTCCCCACCAGAATCCCGACGCTGATGCGCTCGGTTCGGCCTTGGGATTGGCTTTGTATTTAGAAAAGCAACAGCATCATGTTCAAGTGATTTCACCCACTGATTATCCTGAGTTTCTGCACTGGATGAAAGGGCACTCAAACGTGCTGCTTTTTTGCGATAAGGCGCAGCGACCAAAGGCCGATCAGTGTATAGCAGAAGCTGATGTTATTGTCTGCGTGGATTTTTGCTCGCTCAATCGGATTGATACGATGGAAGAGCCAATCCGGCAAGCCACAGCCACCAAAGTACTGATTGACCATCATCACGGTAGGGAAGATTTTGCCAGCGTGGAATTCTGGGATACCGAAGCAGCAGCTACCTGTGAGCTAGTGTACCAAATTATTGATGAGCTAGGTGAGCGTGATAAAATTGATCCGGATATGGCCGAATGCCTGTATGCGGGTATGATGACCGATACTGGTTCATTCCGCCATCCCAATACTACGCAGCACGTACATCAGGTAGTGGCCGACTTAATTGGTTTGGGCGCTAATGCTGCCAAAGTGAGTAAACTAGTATACGATAACAATTCAGTAGATCGGTTACGGTTTATCGGTTACGCGCTCAACCAAAAACTGGTCGTGATGGACGAGTACAAAACTGCGTATTTCGCCATTACGGCCGAAGATCTACGGAACTTCAAGTCGCGGCAGGGTGATACGGAAGGGCTAGTGAACTACGCACTTTCCATAAAAGGCATTACGATGGCGGCAATCATTATTGACCGTAACGACGTGGTGAAGCTATCATTTCGCTCGGTGGGCGATTTTGCCGTGAACGATCTAGCTGCCGAGCACTTTGGCGGAGGGGGACACAAAAATGCTGCCGGCGGTGTATCCCAGCTTTCGCTAGAAGAAACCTTACAGAAGTTTTTGAAACTGCTACCGCAGTATAAAGATCAGTTACATCATAATCAATTACAGCAAAAAGCGTTACACGTACCATGA